One genomic window of Clostridium taeniosporum includes the following:
- a CDS encoding undecaprenyldiphospho-muramoylpentapeptide beta-N-acetylglucosaminyltransferase, translating to MYKYKVIMTGGGTAGHVTPNLALVPALKENGFEVKYIGSKDGIEKEIIQNNNIPYFKISSGKLRRYFDFKNFSDPFKVLKGIGDANKILKKEKPDVVFSKGGFVAVPVVIAAYLRRIPVVAHESDITPGLANKLSAPFCNKLCVTFRESLKYIKDNKGVLTGSPIRTEILHGNKENGLKICNFKNHKEVILIMGGSLGSKIINDQIRGSLDLILKDFNIIHICGKGNLDNNLTNKHGYKQFEYVSEELPDLMNSADYIISRAGANSIFEFLALRKPMLLIPLSKKASRGDQILNSNSFKKEGYALVLNEEELVDNTLYNKILELKSKKKDILNSMDNTNGKNSIDLIIDVILSSIKNK from the coding sequence GTGTATAAATATAAAGTGATAATGACGGGTGGAGGCACAGCAGGTCATGTAACACCTAATTTAGCTTTAGTTCCAGCACTTAAAGAAAATGGATTTGAAGTAAAATATATTGGTAGTAAAGATGGAATAGAAAAAGAGATAATTCAAAATAATAATATTCCATACTTTAAAATATCTTCTGGAAAATTAAGAAGATATTTTGATTTTAAAAATTTTTCTGATCCTTTTAAGGTTTTAAAAGGAATAGGAGATGCGAATAAAATATTAAAAAAAGAAAAGCCAGATGTAGTATTTTCAAAAGGCGGTTTTGTAGCTGTTCCAGTTGTTATTGCTGCTTATTTAAGAAGAATACCAGTTGTAGCTCATGAATCTGATATTACACCTGGTCTTGCTAATAAATTGAGTGCTCCTTTTTGTAATAAATTATGTGTAACTTTCAGGGAAAGTCTTAAATATATAAAAGATAATAAAGGTGTGCTTACAGGTAGTCCAATAAGAACTGAAATTTTACATGGAAATAAAGAGAATGGGTTAAAAATTTGTAATTTTAAAAATCATAAAGAAGTTATTTTGATAATGGGAGGAAGTCTAGGATCAAAAATAATAAATGATCAAATAAGGGGAAGTTTAGATTTAATACTGAAAGATTTTAACATTATTCATATATGTGGAAAAGGAAATTTAGACAATAATCTTACTAATAAACATGGATATAAACAGTTTGAATATGTGTCAGAAGAATTACCAGATTTAATGAATTCAGCTGATTATATAATATCTAGAGCAGGAGCAAACTCTATATTTGAATTTTTAGCTTTAAGAAAACCCATGCTTTTAATACCGCTATCTAAAAAAGCTAGTAGGGGAGATCAAATTTTAAACTCTAATTCATTTAAGAAGGAAGGATATGCTTTAGTCCTAAATGAAGAAGAACTTGTAGATAATACTTTATATAATAAAATTTTAGAATTAAAATCTAAGAAAAAAGACATACTTAATTCTATGGATAATACGAATGGAAAAAATAGTATTGACTTAATTATTGATGTTATATTAAGTAGCATAAAAAATAAGTAG
- a CDS encoding HAD-IB family hydrolase, translating into MKKIAIFDIDFTITKKETLMEFFKYYIKKDKKSIKFLPRAIYCGIMYLLRFYDEKMVKEKFLKFIDGIGEEDLEKIVDSFYKERLNNLLYSDAIDMMKKLKAEGCDIYLISASPEFYINKFYNIKEVDRVIGTRFKFSDGRFVRQMDGFNCKGEEKVRRLKEVLEKENIDVDFKQSYMFSDSLSDKPLLDLVGKPYLINYKKNHDIDILRWK; encoded by the coding sequence ATGAAGAAAATTGCAATTTTTGATATAGATTTTACTATTACAAAAAAAGAAACACTTATGGAATTTTTTAAATATTATATAAAAAAAGATAAAAAATCTATTAAATTTTTACCGAGAGCAATATATTGTGGGATTATGTATTTGTTAAGATTTTATGATGAAAAAATGGTAAAGGAAAAATTTTTAAAATTTATAGATGGAATAGGTGAAGAGGATTTAGAAAAAATTGTTGATAGTTTCTATAAAGAAAGATTGAATAATCTTTTGTATAGTGACGCTATTGATATGATGAAAAAACTTAAGGCAGAAGGATGTGATATATATTTAATATCTGCTTCGCCAGAATTTTATATAAATAAATTTTATAACATTAAAGAGGTAGACAGAGTCATAGGAACTAGATTTAAATTTAGTGATGGAAGATTTGTAAGACAAATGGATGGGTTTAATTGTAAAGGTGAAGAAAAAGTAAGAAGATTAAAAGAAGTACTTGAAAAAGAAAATATAGATGTAGATTTTAAACAATCATATATGTTTTCAGATTCTTTATCAGACAAACCACTTTTAGATTTAGTTGGTAAACCTTATTTAATTAACTATAAAAAAAATCATGATATAGATATACTAAGATGGAAATAA
- a CDS encoding aminotransferase class IV, whose product MEAVDSYFIDNSKIKDVKELKDDNVSGKTIYEVLRIIQGKPLFLENHLSRMENSFKLINLEYCLDVYKIKRDIQNLVKANDKLEGNIKITYNVKEMILRIFFIKHSYPSDDMYKNGVKTILYFGERENPNAKIVNLDFREKVNKKIKENHTYEAILVDRNGYITEGSKSNIFMLKDNILLTSPIKAVLPGITRGEIIDLAIENGIKVQEINYKYSDIDKLDGMFISGTSPKILPINQVDSIKIPNNEIISKLIKYYNDKINNYIKSN is encoded by the coding sequence ATGGAAGCAGTTGATAGTTATTTTATTGATAATTCTAAAATTAAAGATGTAAAAGAGTTAAAGGATGACAATGTTTCTGGAAAAACAATATATGAAGTTCTAAGAATAATTCAAGGAAAACCATTATTTTTAGAAAATCATTTATCAAGAATGGAAAACTCATTTAAACTTATAAATTTAGAGTATTGTTTAGATGTTTATAAAATAAAAAGGGATATACAAAATTTAGTCAAAGCAAATGATAAGTTAGAAGGAAATATTAAGATTACTTATAATGTTAAAGAAATGATACTCAGAATATTCTTTATAAAGCATTCATATCCAAGTGATGATATGTATAAAAATGGGGTTAAAACTATTTTATATTTTGGAGAGAGAGAAAATCCTAATGCTAAGATAGTTAATTTAGATTTCAGAGAAAAAGTGAATAAGAAAATAAAAGAAAATCATACATATGAAGCTATATTGGTTGATAGAAATGGGTATATAACAGAAGGAAGTAAATCTAATATATTTATGCTAAAAGACAATATTTTATTAACATCTCCTATTAAAGCTGTATTACCAGGCATTACTAGGGGAGAGATAATAGATTTAGCTATTGAAAATGGAATAAAAGTTCAAGAAATAAATTATAAATATTCAGATATAGATAAGCTAGATGGTATGTTTATATCAGGAACATCTCCTAAAATATTGCCAATAAATCAGGTTGATTCAATAAAGATACCTAATAATGAAATTATTAGTAAGTTAATTAAATATTATAATGATAAAATTAATAATTACATTAAAAGTAATTAA
- a CDS encoding flavodoxin domain-containing protein, whose product MKKVSIIYWSCGGSVEMLANMIADGAEEAGAKVTIKHVADATVVDVIEADSVAFGSPAMDEDNIEKLEMQPFLESLKDLPINNKKCILFGSHGWTDDKFMKLWANKMKSYGFDCIEELTVKEFATKENLENAQLLGRKLAK is encoded by the coding sequence ATGAAAAAGGTGTCAATCATTTACTGGAGTTGTGGTGGTAGTGTGGAAATGCTGGCCAATATGATTGCCGATGGCGCTGAAGAAGCTGGAGCAAAAGTAACTATAAAACATGTTGCTGATGCCACTGTTGTTGATGTTATAGAAGCAGATTCTGTAGCATTTGGAAGTCCTGCAATGGATGAAGACAATATAGAAAAGTTAGAGATGCAGCCATTTCTTGAAAGTTTAAAAGATTTACCTATAAACAATAAAAAATGTATTTTGTTTGGAAGTCATGGATGGACAGATGATAAATTCATGAAATTATGGGCTAATAAAATGAAATCATATGGATTTGATTGCATTGAAGAATTAACAGTAAAAGAGTTTGCAACAAAAGAAAATTTAGAAAATGCACAATTATTAGGTAGAAAACTTGCTAAATAA
- a CDS encoding alpha/beta-type small acid-soluble spore protein: MNNNAGYNNPIVPEAKGKLAQFKNEVANEMGIPFKEYNGDLSSKQCGSVGGEMVKRMVQQYENNL; this comes from the coding sequence ATGAATAACAATGCAGGATATAATAATCCTATAGTTCCAGAAGCTAAAGGAAAATTAGCACAATTCAAAAACGAAGTTGCTAACGAAATGGGTATACCATTTAAAGAATATAATGGTGATTTAAGCTCAAAGCAATGTGGAAGCGTTGGTGGAGAAATGGTTAAAAGAATGGTTCAACAATATGAAAATAACTTATAA
- the nifJ gene encoding pyruvate:ferredoxin (flavodoxin) oxidoreductase: MRKMKTMDGNTAAAHVSYAFTEVTAIYPITPSSPMAEHVDEWVAQGRKNIFGQTVKVMEMQSEAGAAGAVHGSLQAGALTTTYTASQGLLLMVPNMYKISGEMLPGVFHVSARALATSSLNIFGDHQDVMAARQTGFAMLAEGSVQEVMDLSAVAHLTAIKSRIPFLNFFDGFRTSHEIQKIEVLEYDELAKLVDMDAVKAFRARALNPDHPVTRGTAQNADIYFQERESVNKFYNELPDVVESYMAEITKLTGREYHCFDYYGAEDADRIVIAMGSVTDVAEETIDYLNAHGEKVGLIKVRLYRPFSVEKLIAAIPSTVKKIAVLDKTKEPGADGEPLYLDVRNAFYGKENAPLIVGGRFGLGSKDPNPGHIAAVYANLAKDEPKNGFTIGIVDDVTNTSLEVTKDIDATPQGTTACKFWGLGSDGTVGANKSAIKIIGDHTDMYAQGYFFYDSKKSGGITVSHLRFGKKAIKSPYLINKADFVSCSNQSYVHKYNVLEGLKPGATFLLNTIWTPEELEEKLPASYKRFMANNNIKFYTLNAVAIAQEIGLGGRINMIMQSAFFKLASIIPVEDAIKYLKDSVVTSYGKKGEKVVNMNNAAIDKGVESIVEIKIPESWKDAKDEEVAPIKNASEFVKNIVIPMNRQEGDSLPVSAFAGMEDGTFEAGTAAFEKRGIAVNVPEWDAEKCIQCNQCALVCPHAAIRPILLNEAEKNAAPANAKVVDAKAIKSEEKLFYAMGVTPLDCSGCGNCAQICPAPGKALVMKPQESQHDQIEVWDYLVNETSTKKNPMNKNTVKGSQFEQPLLEFSGACAGCGETPYAKLITQLFGDRMMIANATGCSSIWGGSAPSTPYSKNKEGHGPAWANSLFEDNAEYGLGMFLGVKAIRERIAERAEAAIAANDPAKAELQEWLDNMNEGAGTRERATKLVAALEKSGTEAAKEILAEKDYFVKRSQWIFGGDGWAYDIGYGGVDHVLASGEDVNVFVFDTEVYSNTGGQSSKSTPTAAIAKFAASGKKTKKKDLGMMAMTYGYVYVAQVNMGADRNQVLKAIAEAEAYNGPSLIIGYAPCINHGIKIGMGNSQLEAKRATECGYWAMYRYNPQLKGTKNPFTLDSKAPTADFKEFLMGEVRYASLAKAFPEAAEALFEKTYNDAMERLEGYKKLAE, from the coding sequence ATGAGAAAAATGAAAACTATGGATGGTAATACTGCAGCCGCTCACGTATCTTATGCGTTTACAGAAGTAACTGCAATATATCCAATTACACCATCATCACCAATGGCAGAACATGTTGATGAATGGGTTGCACAAGGAAGAAAGAATATATTTGGACAAACTGTTAAAGTAATGGAAATGCAATCAGAAGCAGGTGCTGCTGGAGCTGTTCACGGTTCTTTACAAGCTGGAGCATTAACAACTACTTATACAGCTTCTCAAGGTTTATTATTAATGGTACCAAATATGTACAAGATATCAGGTGAAATGTTACCAGGAGTATTCCACGTTTCAGCTAGAGCATTAGCTACATCTTCATTAAACATATTTGGAGATCATCAAGACGTTATGGCAGCAAGACAAACTGGATTTGCTATGCTTGCTGAAGGATCAGTTCAAGAAGTTATGGACTTATCAGCAGTAGCACATTTAACTGCTATAAAATCTAGAATACCTTTCTTAAACTTCTTTGATGGTTTTAGAACTTCTCACGAAATTCAAAAAATCGAAGTATTAGAATATGATGAGTTAGCTAAATTAGTTGACATGGATGCTGTTAAAGCTTTCAGAGCAAGAGCTTTAAATCCAGATCATCCTGTAACTAGAGGTACAGCTCAAAATGCTGATATCTACTTCCAAGAAAGAGAATCAGTAAATAAATTCTACAATGAATTACCAGACGTAGTTGAAAGCTACATGGCTGAAATTACTAAATTAACTGGTAGAGAATATCACTGCTTCGACTATTATGGTGCAGAAGATGCAGATAGAATAGTTATAGCTATGGGTTCAGTAACAGACGTAGCTGAAGAAACTATAGATTACTTAAATGCACATGGAGAAAAAGTAGGACTTATCAAAGTAAGACTTTACAGACCATTCTCAGTTGAAAAATTAATAGCTGCTATACCAAGCACTGTTAAGAAAATCGCTGTTTTAGATAAGACTAAAGAACCAGGTGCTGATGGAGAACCATTATACTTAGACGTTAGAAATGCATTCTACGGAAAAGAAAATGCTCCACTTATAGTTGGCGGAAGATTCGGTTTAGGATCAAAAGATCCAAATCCAGGTCATATTGCTGCAGTTTACGCAAACCTTGCTAAAGATGAACCTAAGAATGGATTCACTATCGGAATCGTTGATGACGTAACAAATACTTCATTAGAAGTAACTAAAGATATAGATGCTACTCCACAAGGAACTACAGCTTGTAAGTTCTGGGGATTAGGATCAGACGGTACTGTTGGAGCAAACAAGAGTGCTATCAAGATTATCGGAGATCATACAGACATGTATGCTCAAGGATACTTCTTCTATGATTCAAAGAAATCAGGTGGAATTACAGTATCTCATTTAAGATTTGGTAAGAAGGCAATTAAGTCTCCATACTTAATCAATAAAGCAGATTTTGTATCTTGTTCTAATCAATCATACGTTCACAAATATAACGTATTAGAAGGATTAAAACCAGGAGCAACTTTCTTATTAAATACTATCTGGACTCCAGAAGAATTAGAAGAAAAATTACCTGCTTCATACAAGAGATTTATGGCAAACAACAATATTAAGTTCTATACTTTAAATGCTGTTGCTATAGCTCAAGAAATAGGTCTTGGTGGAAGAATCAATATGATAATGCAATCAGCTTTCTTCAAATTAGCTAGCATTATCCCAGTTGAAGATGCTATTAAATACTTAAAAGATTCTGTTGTAACTTCTTATGGTAAGAAGGGTGAAAAAGTTGTTAACATGAACAACGCAGCTATCGATAAGGGTGTTGAATCTATAGTTGAAATCAAGATTCCAGAATCTTGGAAAGATGCTAAAGACGAAGAAGTAGCACCAATTAAGAATGCTTCAGAATTCGTTAAAAATATAGTTATTCCAATGAATAGACAAGAAGGAGATTCTCTTCCTGTATCTGCTTTTGCTGGAATGGAAGATGGTACATTTGAAGCTGGTACTGCTGCATTTGAAAAAAGAGGAATTGCAGTTAATGTTCCTGAATGGGATGCTGAAAAATGTATTCAATGTAACCAATGTGCATTAGTATGTCCACATGCTGCTATCAGACCAATATTATTAAATGAAGCAGAAAAGAATGCTGCACCAGCTAATGCAAAAGTAGTTGATGCTAAAGCTATTAAGAGTGAAGAAAAATTATTCTATGCTATGGGTGTTACACCATTAGATTGTTCTGGTTGTGGAAACTGTGCTCAAATTTGTCCTGCTCCAGGAAAAGCATTAGTTATGAAACCACAAGAAAGTCAACACGATCAAATCGAAGTTTGGGATTACTTAGTAAACGAAACATCAACTAAGAAGAACCCAATGAATAAGAATACAGTAAAGGGTAGCCAATTTGAGCAACCATTACTTGAATTCTCAGGAGCTTGTGCTGGTTGTGGAGAAACTCCATACGCTAAGCTTATAACTCAATTATTTGGAGATAGAATGATGATCGCTAATGCAACTGGATGTTCATCAATCTGGGGTGGATCTGCACCTTCAACTCCATATAGTAAGAATAAAGAAGGCCATGGTCCAGCTTGGGCTAACTCATTATTCGAAGATAATGCTGAATATGGTTTAGGTATGTTCTTAGGAGTTAAGGCTATAAGAGAAAGAATTGCAGAAAGAGCAGAAGCTGCTATTGCTGCAAATGATCCAGCTAAGGCTGAATTACAAGAATGGTTAGACAACATGAACGAAGGTGCTGGAACTAGAGAAAGAGCTACTAAATTAGTTGCTGCTTTAGAAAAATCTGGTACAGAAGCTGCTAAAGAAATTTTAGCTGAAAAAGACTACTTCGTTAAGAGATCTCAATGGATCTTCGGAGGAGACGGTTGGGCTTACGATATCGGATACGGTGGAGTTGACCATGTTCTTGCTTCAGGAGAAGACGTAAATGTATTTGTATTTGATACAGAAGTTTACTCAAATACAGGTGGACAATCATCTAAATCTACACCAACAGCTGCTATAGCTAAGTTTGCTGCTTCAGGTAAGAAAACTAAGAAGAAAGATTTAGGTATGATGGCTATGACTTATGGTTACGTATATGTAGCACAAGTTAACATGGGAGCTGATAGAAATCAAGTTCTTAAAGCTATTGCAGAAGCAGAAGCTTACAATGGTCCATCATTAATCATAGGTTATGCACCATGTATAAACCATGGAATCAAGATTGGTATGGGTAACAGCCAATTAGAAGCTAAGAGAGCAACTGAATGTGGATACTGGGCAATGTACAGATATAATCCACAATTAAAGGGAACTAAGAACCCATTCACTTTAGATTCTAAAGCTCCAACTGCTGACTTTAAGGAATTCTTAATGGGAGAAGTTAGATACGCTTCACTTGCTAAAGCATTCCCAGAAGCTGCAGAAGCATTATTTGAAAAGACTTACAATGATGCTATGGAAAGATTAGAAGGATACAAGAAGTTAGCTGAATAA
- a CDS encoding phage replisome organizer N-terminal domain-containing protein, producing MERKIVKLRVDMYNDTKFKIIDTMEERDVIHYIWTRLLTLAGKVNLEGDLYLSKSIPYTVETLALEFNRSAKKVKLALKVFMDLEMVELTENNVYRVRNFVKHQNIRSKKKVDIAEKVKCAEEKLSDINSAKVNKNLIEKTDNNDLKHKVNDVESIVNKEEENSTFDFEKENKNNMVLNISKDIENKNSLKVEESEEAVNDIVISDSPKIIEQYKTKIQESNNNYEENRLKSNGEVKYNNIKKSHNKFNVNKSKKYLGLPESKNNNIKVIEPNNDKKSSIDLVTINVENNSTINSKNISDKLILDENLLNNKLSTQDKVNCDNEFVFSKADNKKKKNKSKKQKRKEEDSDIISTWDGDDVEDICGLSDEMPEGRLITTFKV from the coding sequence ATGGAACGCAAAATAGTAAAACTAAGAGTGGATATGTATAACGATACTAAGTTTAAGATAATAGATACAATGGAAGAAAGGGATGTTATTCATTATATTTGGACTAGACTTTTAACTTTAGCAGGTAAAGTTAATTTAGAAGGAGATTTGTATCTTTCAAAAAGTATTCCTTATACAGTTGAAACTCTAGCTTTAGAATTTAATAGAAGTGCTAAAAAGGTTAAATTAGCTTTAAAGGTATTTATGGATTTAGAAATGGTTGAATTAACTGAAAACAATGTTTATAGAGTTAGAAATTTTGTTAAGCATCAAAATATTAGGTCTAAGAAAAAAGTTGATATTGCAGAAAAAGTAAAATGTGCTGAAGAAAAATTAAGTGATATTAATTCTGCTAAGGTTAATAAAAATCTTATAGAGAAAACAGATAATAATGATTTAAAACATAAAGTAAATGATGTGGAATCTATAGTTAATAAAGAAGAGGAAAATAGTACATTTGATTTTGAAAAAGAAAATAAAAATAACATGGTTCTAAATATTAGTAAAGATATAGAAAATAAAAATTCTTTAAAAGTTGAAGAAAGTGAAGAAGCTGTAAATGATATAGTAATTTCAGATAGCCCAAAAATCATAGAGCAGTATAAAACAAAAATACAAGAATCTAATAATAATTATGAAGAGAATCGGTTAAAATCTAATGGTGAGGTTAAATATAACAACATTAAAAAATCACATAATAAATTTAATGTAAATAAATCTAAAAAATATCTTGGATTACCAGAAAGTAAAAATAATAATATTAAAGTTATAGAGCCTAATAATGATAAAAAATCTAGTATAGATTTAGTTACTATTAATGTGGAGAATAATTCTACAATTAATAGTAAAAATATTTCTGATAAATTAATTTTGGATGAAAACTTATTAAATAATAAATTGAGTACACAAGATAAAGTGAATTGTGACAATGAATTTGTATTTAGTAAAGCTGACAATAAGAAAAAGAAAAATAAATCAAAGAAGCAAAAAAGGAAAGAGGAAGATAGTGATATTATTTCAACATGGGATGGCGATGATGTAGAAGATATCTGTGGATTAAGTGATGAGATGCCAGAAGGAAGATTAATTACTACTTTTAAAGTTTAA
- a CDS encoding DUF1292 domain-containing protein has translation MDKDLEKCGCGEHDGCGCEGHDHDHGCGCGEQESFVVDLEDDNGNVVSCPIVDAFEVEGKEYVLAENGEDGSMYLFRVDGEELVVPDEEEFNKVSTYYQEAAESEK, from the coding sequence ATGGATAAAGATTTAGAAAAATGCGGATGTGGAGAACACGACGGATGTGGATGTGAAGGACACGATCATGATCACGGATGTGGATGTGGAGAACAAGAATCTTTTGTTGTAGATTTAGAAGATGATAATGGAAATGTAGTTTCATGTCCAATAGTTGATGCATTTGAAGTTGAAGGAAAAGAATATGTATTAGCTGAAAATGGAGAAGATGGTTCAATGTATCTTTTCAGAGTTGATGGAGAAGAATTAGTAGTTCCTGACGAAGAAGAATTTAATAAAGTATCAACTTATTATCAAGAAGCAGCAGAATCAGAAAAATAA
- a CDS encoding pyridoxal phosphate-dependent aminotransferase produces the protein MELSKKSENISPSITLEITAKAKALKNKGVDVVSFGAGEPDFNTPQNIINAAIKAMEEGKTKYTPVGGILELKEVICKKFKKDNNLEYKPNQITISTGAKQCLANVFMAILNPGDEVLIPVPYWVSYPELVKLADGIPVFVENLKENNYKYTIEDLEKRVTDKTKAILLNSPNNPTGTIYNEEELNEIAQFAKKHDLFIVSDEIYEKLIYDNEKHISIASLNDDAYRRTIVINGVSKTYAMTGWRLGYVATDEKITKLMTSIQSHMTSNVNSITQYAAIEALSGPEEDLEKMVKEFESRRNFMLDKLSKIDELSVLRPNGAFYIMVNIEKYLNTTFKGNNISNSLDFSKMLLEEEKVAVIPGSGFGLDNYIRLSYATSIDIIEKGIDRLSVFLSKIK, from the coding sequence ATGGAACTTTCTAAAAAATCAGAAAATATTAGTCCATCGATTACTTTGGAAATTACAGCAAAAGCAAAGGCTTTAAAAAATAAGGGTGTAGATGTGGTTAGTTTTGGAGCAGGAGAACCAGATTTTAATACACCACAAAATATTATTAATGCTGCAATAAAAGCTATGGAAGAAGGAAAAACAAAATACACTCCAGTAGGTGGAATATTAGAATTAAAAGAAGTTATTTGTAAAAAATTTAAAAAAGATAATAATTTAGAATATAAACCAAATCAAATAACTATATCTACAGGTGCAAAACAATGTTTAGCTAATGTGTTTATGGCGATTTTAAATCCGGGAGATGAAGTACTTATTCCAGTTCCATATTGGGTAAGTTATCCAGAACTTGTTAAATTGGCGGATGGAATACCAGTTTTTGTAGAAAATTTAAAAGAAAATAACTATAAATATACAATAGAAGATTTAGAAAAACGTGTTACAGATAAGACTAAAGCAATATTGTTAAATAGCCCTAATAATCCAACAGGAACTATTTATAATGAAGAAGAGCTTAATGAAATAGCACAATTTGCTAAGAAACATGATTTATTTATTGTATCCGATGAAATATATGAAAAATTAATTTATGATAATGAAAAGCATATAAGTATAGCAAGCTTAAATGATGATGCATATAGAAGAACTATAGTTATAAATGGAGTATCTAAAACATATGCTATGACAGGATGGAGACTAGGATATGTAGCTACTGATGAAAAAATAACTAAACTTATGACAAGTATTCAAAGTCATATGACATCAAATGTAAATTCTATTACTCAATATGCTGCAATAGAAGCTCTTAGTGGTCCAGAAGAAGACTTAGAAAAAATGGTAAAAGAGTTTGAAAGTAGAAGAAATTTTATGCTAGATAAGTTAAGTAAGATAGATGAATTATCAGTATTAAGACCAAATGGTGCGTTCTACATAATGGTTAATATAGAAAAGTATTTAAACACTACTTTTAAAGGAAATAATATAAGTAATTCTTTAGATTTTTCAAAAATGCTTTTAGAAGAAGAAAAAGTAGCAGTTATACCAGGAAGTGGTTTTGGATTAGATAATTACATAAGATTATCATATGCTACATCTATTGATATAATAGAAAAAGGTATAGACAGATTATCTGTATTTTTAAGTAAAATAAAGTAG